The Vigna unguiculata cultivar IT97K-499-35 chromosome 6, ASM411807v1, whole genome shotgun sequence genome contains a region encoding:
- the LOC114189179 gene encoding RPM1-interacting protein 4-like, whose amino-acid sequence MPQHSHHVPKFGNWDSDNVPYTAYFEHARREKGRMTMMNPNDPIENPEAFNNKCMRVGVNMDDATAFGGYSHNGNSLENGRFVALGNHTQRHMRGRSRGSDGGSTTDFDESESQRSPRSNHKRNISKGGSSIKSFSSSSHTTNKSRNSSFNDPPNNRAPAIPKFGTWDVTNPNSGEGYTAIFNKIKEERQIKSTNITNTPPLHKSNIQNQYAGSFSWFSKYCCCGFQAKTNEGRI is encoded by the exons ATGCCT CAACATTCTCATCACGTTCCCAAGTTTGGCAACTGGGACAGTGACAACGTTCCATACACTGCATACTTCGAGCATGCACGCAGAGAAAAGGGTAGGATGACGATGATGAATCCTAATGACCCAATAGAAAACCCTGAGGCCTTCAACAACAAGTGCATGAGAGTTGGTGTTAATATGGATGACGCTACGGCTTTTGGTGGGTATTCCCACAACGGAAATTCTTTGGAAAATGGAAGGTTTGTGGCTTTGGGGAACCACACTCAACGGCATATGCGTGGCAGGAGCAGGGGTAGTGATGGTGGCTCCACAACGGATTTTGATGAATCTGAGAGTCAGAGAAGCCCCCGATCAAATCACAAGCGGAACATATCGAAAGGAGGAAGCAGCATTAAGAGCTTCTCTTCGTCGAGTCATACTACAAACAAGAGTAGAAACTCTTCCTTCAACGACCCACCG AACAATAGAGCACCTGCAATACCAAAATTTGGTACTTGGGATGTCACAAATCCCAATTCAGGAGAGGGTTATACTGCtatattcaacaaaataaaagaagagaggCAAATCAAGTCCACCAACATCACCAATACTCCACCACTTCACAAATCAAATATTCAGAACCAATATGCTGGATCTTTCTCCTGGTTTTCTAAG TACTGTTGCTGTGGTTTCCAAGCCAAAACAAATGAAGGCAGAATTTAA
- the LOC114188821 gene encoding uncharacterized protein LOC114188821 codes for MDDERGSFLPNNKDEHLLPLDGRTELKNFRSYLRWVYVDHSNVCKAGFSWSVFFTLAFVVPVLSHFLLDCPTCDQDHSRPYHIPVQISLSVFAALSFISISSWDRKYGFSKFLFLDKLGDESLKIQRGYSEQMQGTMKLIMRWGLPCFIAECGYKIWWYVSGVSQIPYYGNIYASSIILCAFELCSWLYRTSIFFLVCVLFRLICYLQILRLDEFARVFHRETEVGSILLEHLRLRRNLRIISHRFRVFILSSLLLVTASQLIFLLMVTRPHADVDIMKSGELAFVSITLVSGLFLLLRGATKITHKAHSVTGLAAKWHICATINSFDNIDGETPTTAQAISAQAIAANISWGSSDDEVGDEEDELDNTKLMPIYTQTISFHKRQALVTYLENNRAGITVFGFTLDRTWLHSIFGIQLALCLWLLNKTVGV; via the exons ATGGACGATGAAAGAGGGAGTTTCCTGCCAAACAACAAAGATGAGCACCTACTACCACTTGATGGAAGAACTGAATTGAAGAACTTCAGATCATACCTGAGATGGGTCTACGTGGATCACTCCAACGTGTGCAAAGCTGGTTTTTCTTGGTCTGTGTTCTTCACCTTGGCCTTTGTTGTGCCCGTACTTTCACACTTTCTACTTGATTGCCCCACCTGCGATCAAGATCATAGTCGACCGTACCACATACCAGTGCAGATTTCTCTCTCTGTCTTTGCAGCCCTTTCTTTCATCAGTATTTCTTCCTGGGATCGTAAATATGGCTTCAGCAAGTTTCTCTTCCTTGATAAATTAGGTGATGAAAGCCTCAAGATTCAACGAGGGTACTCGGAACAGATGCAG GGAACCATGAAGCTCATCATGAGGTGGGGGCTTCCCTGTTTCATAGCAGAATGTGGCTACAAGATATGGTGGTACGTCTCAGGAGTATCACAAATACCATATTACGGTAATATATACGCGAGCAGCATCATTCTGTGCGCATTTGAGCTATGTTCCTGGCTTTATAGAACCTCCATTTTCTTCCTGGTGTGTGTTCTCTTTCGACTTATCTGCTACTTGCAAATACTCAGACTAGATGAGTTTGCCCGAGTTTTTCATCGAGAAACTGAGGTGGGGTCAATCTTGCTGGAGCACCTTAGATTGAGAAGGAATCTTCGGATCATAAGCCATCGTTTCCGAGTTTTCATTCTATCTTCTCTGCTTTTGGTGACAGCAAGCCAACTCATTTTTCTGCTTATGGTTACAAGACCCCATGCTGATGTTGATATCATGAAGTCTGGAGAACTTGCG TTCGTGTCTATCACCCTGGTGAGTGGACTTTTCTTACTCTTGCGAGGTGCAACCAAGATCACACATAAAGCACACTCCGTTACAGGCCTTGCAGCTAAGTGGCATATATGTGCTACCATAAATTCATTTGACAACATTGATGGAGAGACACCAACAACTGCGCAAGCAATTTCAGCCCAAGCTATTGCTGCAAATATTAGTTGGGGATCATCGGATGATGAGGTGGGAGATGAGGAGGACGAGTTGGATAACACAAAATTGATGCCAATTTACACCCAAACAATCTCATTCCACAAGAGGCAGGCTCTAG TGACTTACTTGGAGAACAATAGAGCAGGAATCACAGTGTTTGGGTTCACGCTTGACAGAACCTGGCTCCACTCCATTTTTGGCATTCAATTGGCCCTTTGCCTTTGGCTACTTAACAAGACAGTTGGTGTTTAG